A stretch of Natronococcus sp. CG52 DNA encodes these proteins:
- a CDS encoding metallophosphoesterase family protein, whose protein sequence is MKRPHSGQLLARLDRPTAAEPTRVAVLSDVHLATDATGTWKVFHRTERHLRAAATAVNERNLDGVVVAGDLTRNGDPAEFDLFDSLADFDPTTVAVPGNHDFPTTFDEHESLPIPAFEDRYTPGGLPFRVGFGDLEVFGLDSHAATPGSPAETWDGRVDAKQLMWIDEALSDSNADRSIVVVHHNLPATGDLYERYRAELPVAGEVPGFSNPEPLVELLVSHDVALVVTGHLHFPAIERADGVTELTVPAVSSFPHALLLLEVDERGTVVRLVPLTDGDGMVESIAHGYEKDRVLLSAAQQATFPLVDDFG, encoded by the coding sequence ATGAAGCGACCTCACTCCGGACAACTCCTCGCCCGCCTCGATCGGCCGACGGCGGCCGAGCCGACCCGGGTCGCCGTGCTCTCGGACGTCCACCTCGCGACGGACGCGACGGGGACCTGGAAGGTGTTCCACCGGACCGAACGCCACCTCCGAGCGGCCGCAACCGCCGTGAACGAGCGGAATCTCGACGGAGTCGTCGTCGCCGGCGATCTGACGCGCAACGGCGATCCGGCGGAGTTCGACCTGTTCGACTCTCTCGCCGACTTCGATCCGACGACGGTCGCGGTGCCGGGCAACCACGACTTCCCGACGACGTTCGACGAGCACGAGTCGCTGCCGATCCCCGCGTTCGAGGATCGGTACACGCCCGGCGGACTGCCGTTCCGCGTCGGATTCGGGGACCTCGAGGTGTTCGGCCTCGACAGCCACGCCGCGACTCCCGGCTCGCCCGCGGAGACGTGGGACGGTCGCGTCGACGCGAAACAACTGATGTGGATCGACGAGGCGCTGTCCGATTCGAACGCTGACAGGTCGATCGTCGTGGTCCACCACAACCTGCCGGCGACGGGCGACCTCTACGAACGGTACCGCGCGGAGTTGCCCGTCGCCGGAGAGGTGCCCGGCTTCTCCAACCCCGAACCGCTGGTCGAACTGCTCGTGAGCCACGACGTCGCACTAGTCGTCACCGGCCACCTTCACTTTCCCGCGATCGAACGCGCCGACGGCGTCACGGAACTGACCGTTCCGGCCGTCTCCTCGTTCCCCCACGCGCTGTTGCTACTCGAGGTCGACGAACGGGGGACGGTCGTCCGTCTCGTTCCTCTTACCGACGGCGACGGGATGGTCGAGTCGATCGCTCACGGCTACGAGAAGGACCGCGTCCTGCTGTCGGCGGCCCAGCAGGCCACGTTTCCGCTCGTCGACGACTTCGGGTAG
- a CDS encoding phosphosulfolactate synthase, with protein MADTDRAFDFLHVNDREAKPRENGITEIRGPYYDPMGPRELRDILETMGAYVDIYKFSGGSFALMPEDVVEELIGICHEHDVLVSTGGFIEHVLIRDYDQVERYVEEAGDLGFDIVEVSSGFLAIDTDDMVALTELVQDHGLKAKPEINVQFGAGGASSVEELEAESAVDPTSAIEEGRRHLEAGAYKIMVESEGITEQVRDWRTDVAFEIANELGIENCVFEAADPEVFEWYIKQFGPRVNLFVDNSQIVELECMRSGLWGKKSTWGRIASYRND; from the coding sequence ATGGCCGACACAGACCGTGCGTTCGACTTCCTGCACGTCAATGACCGCGAGGCGAAACCGCGAGAGAACGGCATCACCGAAATTCGGGGGCCCTACTACGACCCGATGGGGCCGCGAGAGCTCCGGGACATCCTCGAGACGATGGGCGCCTACGTCGACATCTACAAGTTCTCCGGCGGCTCGTTCGCGCTGATGCCCGAGGACGTCGTCGAGGAGCTGATCGGAATCTGCCACGAGCACGACGTCCTGGTGTCGACGGGCGGGTTCATCGAGCACGTCCTGATCCGAGACTACGACCAGGTGGAGCGCTACGTCGAGGAGGCCGGCGACCTTGGCTTCGACATCGTGGAGGTCTCGAGCGGCTTCCTCGCGATCGACACCGACGACATGGTCGCCCTGACCGAACTCGTCCAGGACCACGGGCTGAAGGCGAAGCCGGAGATCAACGTCCAGTTCGGCGCCGGCGGCGCCTCGAGCGTCGAGGAACTCGAGGCCGAGTCGGCGGTCGACCCCACGAGCGCGATCGAGGAGGGGCGGCGCCACCTCGAGGCCGGCGCGTACAAGATCATGGTCGAGTCCGAAGGCATCACCGAGCAGGTCCGCGACTGGCGAACCGACGTCGCCTTCGAGATCGCGAACGAACTCGGCATCGAGAACTGCGTTTTCGAGGCCGCCGACCCCGAGGTGTTCGAGTGGTACATCAAGCAGTTCGGGCCGCGGGTGAACCTGTTCGTCGACAACTCCCAGATCGTCGAACTCGAGTGCATGCGCTCAGGGCTGTGGGGCAAGAAGTCGACGTGGGGACGGATCGCGAGCTACCGGAACGACTGA
- a CDS encoding MmgE/PrpD family protein yields the protein MTTTIEFAEFVRETDYDDLSGDVRDALKRRLLDSVGIAIAAEVAGPPRAVYRTVTELEAGGPCTLWGRDGGASPVQAAMHNTALVRYLDYMDSYLAPGETPHPSDNIGAVVAAGEYAGATGEELLAGLAVAYEIQAELAWNAPVREKGFDHVTHTVISAAAGASKLLGLDLEETRNAVAIAGTGHNALRVTRTGGITEWKGLASANAARNAVYAAMLAKNGVAGPRDAFEGQKGWQDVVAGPFDVDLTPGERVHDVMTKRYVAETYAQSAVEGIVELAESQDLDSDEVAGIKLETFAGAKLIIGGGEGNRYEVGNRAQADHSLPYMLAAALIDRDLSLAQYEPERIRRNDVQDLLRIVDVTEDPELTERFENGEMPAVIDVTMDDGTTYRVEKDAFRGHPTDPIGWEGLEEKFETVTAEHVDAERRDEIVETIRSLEDRDVADLTALLA from the coding sequence ATGACCACGACGATCGAGTTCGCGGAGTTCGTCCGGGAGACCGACTACGACGACCTCTCTGGGGACGTTCGCGACGCGCTCAAACGGCGGCTTCTCGACTCGGTTGGCATCGCGATCGCCGCCGAAGTCGCCGGCCCGCCGCGGGCAGTCTACCGGACGGTGACGGAACTCGAGGCCGGCGGCCCCTGTACGCTGTGGGGGCGCGACGGCGGTGCGTCGCCGGTACAGGCGGCGATGCACAACACGGCGCTCGTCCGGTACCTCGACTACATGGACTCGTACCTCGCGCCGGGCGAGACGCCCCACCCGAGCGATAATATCGGTGCGGTCGTCGCGGCCGGGGAGTACGCCGGCGCGACCGGCGAGGAGCTGCTCGCGGGACTCGCCGTCGCCTACGAGATCCAGGCCGAACTGGCGTGGAACGCGCCCGTCCGCGAGAAGGGGTTCGACCACGTCACGCACACCGTGATCTCGGCCGCCGCAGGCGCGTCGAAACTGCTCGGACTCGACCTCGAGGAGACGCGAAACGCCGTCGCTATCGCCGGCACGGGGCACAACGCCCTGCGGGTCACGAGGACGGGCGGGATCACCGAGTGGAAGGGGCTCGCATCGGCGAACGCGGCGCGCAACGCGGTCTACGCGGCGATGCTCGCGAAGAACGGAGTGGCGGGGCCGCGAGACGCCTTCGAGGGGCAGAAGGGGTGGCAGGACGTCGTCGCCGGTCCGTTCGATGTCGACCTGACGCCCGGCGAGCGCGTCCACGACGTTATGACGAAGCGGTACGTCGCCGAGACGTACGCCCAGTCGGCGGTCGAGGGGATCGTCGAACTCGCCGAGAGCCAGGATCTCGACTCCGACGAGGTCGCGGGGATCAAACTCGAGACGTTCGCCGGCGCGAAGCTCATCATCGGCGGCGGCGAGGGGAACCGCTACGAGGTCGGCAACCGCGCTCAGGCGGATCACTCGCTGCCGTACATGCTCGCCGCGGCGCTGATCGACCGCGACCTCTCGCTCGCGCAGTACGAACCCGAGCGGATCCGCCGGAACGACGTCCAGGACCTGCTCCGGATCGTCGACGTCACCGAGGATCCCGAACTCACCGAGCGCTTCGAGAACGGCGAGATGCCCGCCGTCATCGACGTGACGATGGACGACGGCACCACCTACCGCGTCGAGAAGGACGCCTTCCGCGGTCACCCGACGGATCCGATCGGCTGGGAGGGTCTCGAGGAGAAATTCGAGACCGTCACCGCGGAGCACGTCGACGCCGAGCGCCGCGACGAGATCGTCGAGACGATTCGCTCGCTCGAGGACCGCGACGTGGCCGACCTGACGGCGCTGCTCGCCTGA
- a CDS encoding cupin domain-containing protein, translated as MGRVLENPVTGERIAFREQTDAALRFDYTLEPGGFALGKVDHVHPNQEERFAIRSGRLGVRIDGDEWTATPGTRFSILFETPHTVWNAGADEMHAIVELRPGLELEPFFETMFGLARDGKTNDWGLPAPLQLAVLADAYREEFALAGVPVPIQRAMASATAPLGRLAGHRARYDRYGGET; from the coding sequence ATGGGACGAGTACTCGAGAATCCGGTGACGGGAGAACGGATCGCGTTTCGTGAGCAAACCGACGCGGCGCTTCGGTTCGACTACACCCTCGAGCCGGGCGGGTTCGCGCTCGGAAAAGTCGACCACGTCCACCCGAACCAGGAGGAACGGTTTGCGATTCGGTCGGGACGGCTCGGCGTCCGGATCGACGGCGACGAGTGGACGGCGACGCCGGGGACGCGGTTTTCGATACTCTTCGAAACTCCACACACCGTCTGGAACGCCGGGGCCGACGAGATGCACGCGATAGTCGAACTTCGCCCCGGACTCGAGCTGGAGCCCTTCTTCGAGACGATGTTCGGCCTCGCTCGGGACGGGAAGACGAACGACTGGGGGTTGCCGGCTCCGCTCCAGCTGGCGGTGCTCGCGGACGCGTACCGCGAGGAGTTCGCCCTCGCTGGCGTCCCGGTTCCGATTCAGCGAGCGATGGCCTCGGCGACCGCGCCGCTCGGCCGACTCGCGGGCCACCGGGCCCGATACGACCGGTACGGCGGGGAAACGTGA
- a CDS encoding glutamate-cysteine ligase family protein, whose protein sequence is MNTSLEVEYWVVDSDGELISPGSLAAVSERTEREFVEPLFEMKTPPCESIAELRRTFVEQLGEVLERAERVDKHLVPLGTPINCDGIDRRPGERGRIQKKVVGANFDYAKYCAGTHVHFEKRNVTDQLNTLIALDPALALVNSSPYFQGERVANGARAYCYRKKGYAEFPRHGQLWNYVENVGEWSRRLDQCFEEFETQALEAGVDGDALADNFSSDDVVWTPVRLRDEMPTVEWRSPDAALPSQLLRLTEEMHGVMETLHHTNVQIDDGTGNEASHVTSEGITLPEFDAAFDLAESAIHNGLESAPVANYLDRMGFSIDDYHPISTRIDGRQYVTKGDARDMRLEYASRLETDLERLRATVDS, encoded by the coding sequence ATGAACACGAGCCTCGAAGTCGAGTACTGGGTAGTCGATAGCGACGGAGAACTCATCTCGCCGGGATCGCTCGCAGCCGTTTCCGAACGCACCGAGCGGGAGTTCGTCGAACCGCTGTTCGAGATGAAAACACCGCCGTGCGAGTCGATAGCGGAACTCCGGAGGACCTTCGTCGAGCAACTGGGCGAGGTGCTCGAACGCGCCGAGCGGGTGGACAAGCACCTCGTCCCGCTTGGAACGCCGATCAACTGCGACGGGATCGACCGCCGGCCCGGCGAGCGCGGCCGGATCCAGAAGAAGGTCGTCGGAGCCAACTTCGACTACGCGAAGTACTGCGCCGGCACGCACGTCCACTTCGAGAAGCGCAACGTCACGGATCAGCTCAACACGCTCATCGCTCTGGATCCGGCACTCGCCCTCGTGAACTCCTCGCCGTACTTCCAGGGCGAACGCGTCGCTAACGGCGCTCGAGCGTACTGTTATCGAAAGAAGGGGTACGCGGAGTTCCCGAGACACGGCCAGCTGTGGAACTACGTAGAGAACGTCGGCGAGTGGTCTCGACGGCTCGATCAGTGCTTCGAGGAGTTCGAGACGCAAGCGCTCGAGGCGGGCGTCGACGGCGACGCCCTCGCCGACAACTTCTCGTCGGACGACGTCGTCTGGACGCCGGTTCGACTGCGCGACGAGATGCCGACCGTCGAGTGGCGCTCGCCCGACGCGGCGCTGCCGAGTCAACTGCTCCGGCTGACAGAGGAGATGCACGGCGTGATGGAGACGCTCCACCACACGAACGTGCAGATCGACGACGGAACCGGCAACGAGGCGAGCCACGTCACGAGCGAGGGGATTACACTTCCGGAGTTCGACGCCGCCTTCGATCTCGCCGAGTCGGCGATCCACAACGGCCTCGAGTCCGCGCCGGTCGCGAACTACCTCGATCGAATGGGGTTCTCGATCGACGACTATCACCCGATCTCGACCCGGATCGACGGTCGCCAGTACGTGACGAAAGGCGACGCTCGAGACATGCGCCTCGAGTACGCGAGTCGTCTCGAGACGGACCTCGAGCGCCTGCGTGCGACGGTCGATAGCTAA
- a CDS encoding ABC transporter permease codes for MDIGLVAGVVLIGFVHGVLPDHGWPIAATYALNRQRRLLSGFVAASVLGVGHLISSVVLVLAYFWFSAFNEFAEGPWLRYVAGTLLILLGIHEYRHGGHGAHDHDHDHDHSHDRSDSHGQADHEHDHHAEGSLHDHHDHDRHTNGGERVGATDPRYRDDSEPGLLERVRDALPGGGGHQHISEEHAERGLFALGTTALLLGFAHEEPIQILAICVGTESCLELMLVYSLAVIVAIIVPTLLLIAGYEHYRDRIERYTPYLPMVTAAVLIGMGLAFIAGVL; via the coding sequence ATGGATATCGGACTCGTTGCCGGCGTCGTCCTGATCGGCTTCGTCCACGGCGTGTTGCCGGATCACGGCTGGCCGATCGCGGCGACGTACGCGCTGAACCGGCAGCGCCGCTTGCTGTCCGGGTTCGTCGCGGCGTCGGTACTCGGCGTCGGGCACCTGATCAGCAGCGTCGTCCTCGTTCTGGCGTACTTCTGGTTCAGCGCGTTCAACGAGTTCGCCGAGGGGCCGTGGCTCCGGTACGTCGCCGGCACGCTCCTGATTCTGCTCGGCATCCACGAGTACCGACACGGCGGCCACGGGGCGCACGATCACGACCACGATCACGATCATAGCCACGACCGCAGTGATTCACACGGACAGGCCGACCACGAACACGACCACCACGCTGAAGGCAGCCTCCACGATCATCACGACCACGACCGCCACACCAACGGCGGCGAGCGCGTCGGCGCGACCGACCCTCGCTACCGCGACGACTCCGAACCCGGCCTCCTCGAGCGCGTCCGCGATGCGCTCCCGGGCGGCGGTGGACACCAGCACATAAGCGAGGAACACGCCGAGCGCGGGCTGTTCGCGCTCGGAACGACGGCACTGTTGCTCGGATTTGCCCACGAAGAACCGATCCAGATTCTGGCGATCTGCGTCGGAACGGAGTCCTGTCTCGAGTTGATGCTGGTCTACTCGCTGGCCGTCATCGTCGCGATCATCGTGCCGACGCTGCTATTGATCGCGGGCTACGAGCACTACCGCGACCGGATCGAGCGGTACACGCCGTACCTGCCGATGGTCACCGCAGCGGTGCTCATCGGAATGGGACTGGCGTTCATCGCGGGCGTGCTCTAA
- a CDS encoding DUF6789 family protein — protein MFDRLRRLRPSADTEGHTEEADSRSRGAHAVSAAIRGIQAGFVATLIMTAFRLPILRSLPPSANFWAKYVTGGDPEDHPIAGLILHLAYGIQGGMIFGALFALFDADRSIEPEQRGLVWGSVFGMALSAFGSQVMLKELLDIRLDADELALFHAAHLVYGLSLGAWVGSRTEGVQDPESEYEYDDGN, from the coding sequence ATGTTCGACCGACTTCGACGGCTTCGACCGAGCGCCGACACCGAAGGACACACCGAGGAGGCCGACAGCCGATCGCGCGGCGCCCACGCCGTCTCCGCGGCTATCCGCGGGATCCAGGCCGGATTCGTCGCGACCCTCATCATGACCGCGTTTCGGCTCCCGATCCTGCGCTCCTTGCCCCCATCCGCCAATTTCTGGGCGAAGTACGTCACGGGCGGCGATCCGGAGGATCACCCGATCGCCGGGCTGATCCTGCACCTCGCGTACGGGATTCAGGGCGGAATGATCTTCGGCGCCCTGTTCGCCCTGTTCGACGCCGACCGCTCCATCGAACCCGAGCAGCGCGGCCTCGTCTGGGGGTCGGTCTTCGGGATGGCGCTGTCCGCGTTCGGCTCGCAGGTCATGCTGAAGGAACTGCTGGATATCCGCCTCGACGCCGACGAACTCGCGCTGTTCCACGCCGCCCACCTCGTGTACGGGCTCTCGCTCGGGGCCTGGGTCGGCTCGCGGACCGAAGGCGTCCAGGATCCGGAGTCGGAGTACGAGTACGACGACGGCAACTGA
- the larE gene encoding ATP-dependent sacrificial sulfur transferase LarE: protein MTRVEAKLEAARDDLASHDGVLIAFSGGVDSSVVAALAHDAVGEDAVACTAKSETLPEAELEDAREVAEEIGIRHEIVEFSELESDAFVENDDDRCYHCRTMRLGEMIETARDLKIGTVCDGTNADDPGAGHRPGLQAVDELEVHSPLLAHDISKEEVRKIAEHYGLSVADKPSMACLSSRIPTGLEVTEERLTRVEQAEALLRQWGFDQFRVRDHDGLARIEVSPDELERALEPEFVETVREALSEIGFEHVTLDLHGYRTGSVSPGDEAVVEDVFAADSESDD, encoded by the coding sequence ATGACACGGGTCGAGGCGAAACTCGAGGCCGCGCGCGACGACCTCGCATCCCACGACGGCGTGCTGATCGCGTTCTCCGGCGGAGTCGACTCGAGCGTGGTGGCCGCCCTCGCCCACGATGCGGTCGGCGAGGACGCGGTCGCCTGCACCGCGAAGAGCGAGACGCTCCCGGAGGCCGAACTCGAGGACGCCAGGGAGGTCGCCGAGGAGATCGGCATCCGCCACGAGATCGTCGAGTTCTCCGAACTCGAGAGCGACGCGTTCGTCGAGAACGACGACGACCGCTGCTATCACTGCCGGACGATGCGACTGGGCGAGATGATCGAGACCGCTCGCGACCTGAAGATCGGGACGGTCTGTGACGGGACCAACGCCGACGATCCGGGCGCCGGACACCGGCCGGGGCTGCAGGCCGTCGACGAACTCGAGGTCCACTCGCCGCTGCTGGCCCACGATATCTCGAAGGAGGAGGTCCGGAAGATCGCCGAACACTACGGCCTCTCGGTCGCCGACAAGCCCTCGATGGCCTGTCTCTCCTCGCGCATCCCGACGGGGCTCGAAGTCACCGAGGAACGGCTCACCCGCGTCGAGCAGGCCGAGGCCCTCCTCCGCCAGTGGGGGTTCGACCAGTTCCGCGTCCGGGACCACGACGGCCTCGCCCGCATCGAGGTCTCGCCCGACGAACTCGAGCGCGCGCTCGAACCCGAGTTCGTCGAGACCGTCCGGGAAGCGCTCTCGGAGATCGGCTTCGAGCACGTCACGCTGGATCTCCACGGCTACCGGACCGGCAGCGTCAGTCCCGGCGACGAGGCCGTCGTCGAGGACGTCTTCGCCGCCGACTCGGAGTCGGACGACTGA
- a CDS encoding MFS transporter: MTDQVYGTPRRGLVAATLGFFVGFAGVVLYGPVAAEFQGAMGLSGLLLGLLVAAPQLTGSLLRIPFGAWAEDVGTRTPFLVLLGLSIVGMGGLSVLLLTASPDGLTMERYPLVFLFGALSGCGIATFSVGIAQTSYWYPQDQQGTMLAVYAGLGNSSPGVFTLLVPIALAALGLTGAYLTWFAFLILGTIGYAILTVDAPYFQFTKRGLSRARAKRRARDHGQELFPNGDAAASLRNAASIPRTWALVALFFTSFGGFLALTTWLPSYWTAVHGIGIQRAGILTALAFTLLAAGIRIPGGVVSDRIGGERTAIASFVAVAVAAGVLVFTREFALALGATVLLSAGMGVANAAVFQLVPTYVPEAVGGASGLVGGLGAFGGFVVPPILGVFVDLYGTAGYATGFVVFLALALVSVGLSSGLYRTQPAPEPVGTEPSLADD; the protein is encoded by the coding sequence ATGACCGACCAGGTATACGGAACTCCGCGACGGGGCCTCGTCGCCGCGACGCTCGGCTTCTTCGTCGGGTTCGCCGGGGTCGTCCTCTACGGACCCGTCGCCGCCGAGTTTCAGGGGGCGATGGGGCTGTCCGGGCTGTTGCTCGGCCTGCTCGTCGCGGCCCCGCAGTTGACGGGTTCGTTGCTCCGAATCCCCTTCGGTGCGTGGGCTGAGGACGTCGGGACGAGAACACCGTTCCTGGTCCTGCTCGGGCTCTCCATCGTCGGTATGGGCGGGCTGTCGGTGCTCCTCCTCACGGCGTCTCCGGACGGACTCACGATGGAGCGCTATCCGCTCGTGTTTCTCTTCGGCGCACTGAGCGGCTGTGGCATCGCGACGTTCTCGGTCGGGATCGCACAGACGTCCTACTGGTATCCGCAGGATCAGCAGGGGACGATGCTCGCGGTTTACGCCGGACTCGGCAACAGTTCGCCGGGCGTCTTCACGCTGCTCGTCCCCATTGCACTCGCCGCGCTCGGTCTGACCGGTGCGTACCTCACGTGGTTCGCCTTCCTTATCCTGGGGACGATCGGCTACGCGATTCTCACCGTCGACGCGCCGTACTTCCAATTTACTAAGCGCGGTCTCAGTCGCGCGCGGGCTAAGCGCCGCGCACGCGATCACGGACAGGAGCTGTTTCCCAACGGTGATGCGGCCGCCTCCCTCCGCAACGCAGCGAGTATTCCGCGGACGTGGGCGCTGGTCGCGCTCTTTTTCACGTCCTTTGGGGGCTTTCTCGCGCTGACCACCTGGCTGCCCTCCTACTGGACTGCCGTTCACGGGATCGGTATCCAGCGCGCCGGAATCCTGACTGCGCTGGCGTTTACGCTGCTCGCAGCCGGGATTCGGATTCCGGGCGGCGTCGTCAGCGACCGGATCGGCGGAGAACGGACCGCGATCGCGAGCTTCGTCGCCGTCGCGGTCGCCGCGGGCGTTCTCGTCTTCACGCGCGAGTTCGCACTCGCGCTCGGCGCGACGGTACTGCTCAGCGCCGGAATGGGCGTCGCCAACGCGGCTGTCTTTCAACTCGTTCCGACGTACGTGCCGGAAGCCGTCGGCGGCGCGTCGGGACTCGTCGGCGGACTCGGCGCGTTCGGCGGCTTCGTCGTCCCGCCGATCCTCGGCGTCTTCGTCGACCTGTACGGTACCGCGGGGTACGCGACCGGTTTCGTCGTCTTCCTCGCGCTCGCACTCGTCTCGGTCGGCCTCTCGAGCGGTCTCTACCGAACGCAGCCGGCACCGGAACCGGTGGGGACCGAGCCGTCGCTCGCCGACGACTGA
- the tatC gene encoding twin-arginine translocase subunit TatC has protein sequence MTDESANDGDTEHPEEPRDNPGEQPPNDADSDTGSTTPAAEDPDEPDDAAADDDSATDNLEKVDDEPPTVETDGEGIVGDHPDESDPTYPDPDEDVGGISTPPDDEEMPLADHIEEMVLRLAVVLLVGAAGTAIGLLWASQAIEHIWLHVFPTQINEPPRIYHPLELWLTRIKLSALLGIMVALPMFIYQCYLFMRPGLYPHERKYYLAAVPTSVVLAGLGMVFSYLLVLPILFQYFTFYSEGSANIAYALGETFNLIITLTGFLAIVFQIPLFIMLAIMMGVTTRKWLADKRLYFWAAFAGLSFMFTVDPTMMAPILVAIMMIVLFEGTLLILKWTGR, from the coding sequence ATGACGGACGAGTCGGCGAACGATGGGGATACCGAGCACCCCGAGGAGCCGCGGGACAATCCCGGGGAGCAACCGCCGAACGACGCCGATTCGGACACCGGTTCCACGACCCCTGCGGCCGAGGATCCCGACGAACCCGACGACGCGGCGGCCGACGACGATTCCGCGACGGACAACCTCGAGAAAGTGGACGACGAGCCGCCCACGGTCGAGACCGACGGCGAAGGGATCGTCGGCGACCACCCCGACGAGAGCGATCCGACCTATCCGGACCCGGACGAGGACGTCGGCGGCATCTCGACGCCGCCGGACGACGAGGAGATGCCGCTGGCGGATCACATCGAGGAGATGGTCCTCCGGCTTGCGGTCGTCCTGCTCGTCGGCGCGGCCGGGACGGCGATCGGACTGCTGTGGGCCTCACAGGCCATCGAGCACATCTGGCTCCACGTCTTCCCGACGCAGATCAACGAGCCGCCGCGCATCTACCATCCGCTCGAGCTGTGGCTGACCCGGATCAAGCTGTCGGCGCTGCTCGGCATCATGGTCGCGCTGCCGATGTTCATCTACCAGTGTTACCTGTTCATGCGGCCGGGGCTCTATCCGCACGAGCGCAAGTACTACCTCGCGGCGGTTCCGACGAGCGTCGTGCTGGCTGGACTCGGCATGGTGTTTTCCTACCTGCTCGTGTTGCCGATCCTCTTCCAGTACTTCACCTTCTACTCCGAGGGCAGCGCGAACATCGCCTACGCGCTCGGCGAGACGTTCAACCTGATCATCACGCTGACCGGTTTCCTCGCGATCGTCTTCCAGATCCCGCTGTTCATCATGCTCGCGATCATGATGGGCGTCACGACCCGAAAGTGGCTCGCCGACAAGCGGCTCTACTTCTGGGCCGCGTTCGCGGGGCTGTCGTTCATGTTCACCGTGGACCCGACGATGATGGCCCCCATCCTCGTCGCGATCATGATGATCGTGCTGTTCGAGGGGACGCTGTTGATCCTGAAGTGGACCGGCCGGTAA